A section of the Agarivorans litoreus genome encodes:
- a CDS encoding PEP-CTERM sorting domain-containing protein, giving the protein MRILLMCICCLPLVSQAGIISNGSFEQNDVRYGGWSFFASEDVVGWQGHNIEIWDNLFNIQAAHGQQFIELNAHCSGKGKKACQPGKYHIYQDFITEPGAKYRFGLDYRARTNKPEAFTVSIQDSSGSEVFEQVIDDHNASSWRNFSGDFVASDSLSRIRFDSMVNGSLGNLIDNVYVEVIPLSGFSAAAFSVSEPVTIVLFIFALALLIVTRKPKQS; this is encoded by the coding sequence ATGAGAATCCTATTGATGTGTATATGCTGCTTACCCTTGGTAAGCCAAGCTGGAATTATTAGCAACGGTAGTTTTGAGCAAAATGATGTTCGTTATGGCGGCTGGAGTTTTTTTGCCAGCGAGGATGTAGTTGGTTGGCAGGGACACAATATCGAAATTTGGGATAACTTGTTCAATATTCAAGCGGCGCATGGGCAACAGTTTATTGAGCTAAACGCACACTGTTCTGGCAAAGGCAAAAAGGCTTGCCAACCCGGCAAGTACCATATTTACCAAGACTTTATTACCGAACCTGGAGCGAAATATCGTTTTGGTTTGGACTATCGTGCACGCACTAACAAGCCAGAGGCCTTTACTGTGAGCATTCAAGATAGCAGTGGCAGCGAGGTATTTGAGCAAGTTATTGATGATCATAACGCTAGCTCTTGGCGAAACTTTTCTGGTGACTTTGTTGCAAGCGATTCCTTATCACGGATCCGTTTCGACTCTATGGTAAATGGTTCCTTGGGTAACCTTATCGACAATGTATATGTAGAAGTTATTCCGCTTAGTGGTTTTAGCGCAGCGGCTTTTTCAGTATCAGAGCCAGTGACAATTGTGCTGTTCATTTTTGCCTTGGCGCTGCTTATTGTCACCAGAAAACCTAAGCAATCTTAA
- a CDS encoding response regulator has protein sequence MTVETIHKIILHPFIQESLQSLKLMTGLDGRADEPFIDNVEDFRFKGYAVCSDMQGQLDGVVLMHHYQETAVAIGQAVQQSLVGEASSSESLDDDLVAALEEWGNTIVGRATHILQKHNLGFEFASPHVALDLADMSRYLEGVQQIVTVPVHVEGVGRYYFNLLVRELNQQNDYQEAVFNSDACIVAPPTTGETLAKDALIMTVDDSPLIRKAMKRILAGIGYNNVIEADDGDSAVAALTEHKPEFVFMDVVMNRLNGDKALGQMRQLDKQTPIVMLSSVTDSNVVDACQEQGIQGFIFKPLNAATGGELLQAYLKR, from the coding sequence ATGACAGTAGAAACCATTCATAAAATTATTCTCCATCCTTTCATCCAAGAATCTTTACAGAGCCTTAAGCTAATGACCGGCCTTGATGGCCGCGCCGATGAACCATTTATCGATAATGTTGAAGACTTCCGCTTTAAAGGTTATGCCGTTTGTTCTGACATGCAAGGCCAGCTAGATGGCGTGGTGCTCATGCACCATTATCAAGAAACCGCCGTAGCAATTGGTCAAGCAGTGCAACAATCCTTAGTAGGAGAAGCAAGTAGTAGCGAAAGCTTAGATGACGACCTAGTTGCAGCCCTTGAAGAATGGGGCAATACCATTGTGGGTCGTGCTACCCATATTCTACAAAAACACAACTTGGGCTTTGAGTTTGCCAGCCCCCATGTTGCTCTTGATTTAGCTGACATGAGCCGTTACTTAGAAGGCGTACAACAAATTGTTACTGTGCCAGTGCATGTAGAAGGTGTTGGCCGCTATTACTTCAACTTGTTAGTACGCGAGCTAAATCAACAAAACGACTACCAAGAAGCGGTTTTCAATTCTGACGCTTGTATTGTTGCTCCACCTACCACTGGTGAAACCTTAGCTAAAGACGCGCTAATTATGACAGTGGATGACAGCCCATTGATCCGCAAAGCCATGAAACGCATTCTTGCTGGCATTGGTTATAACAACGTTATTGAAGCAGATGACGGCGACAGTGCAGTAGCCGCATTAACAGAGCATAAACCCGAATTTGTATTTATGGATGTGGTAATGAATCGCTTAAATGGCGACAAAGCACTGGGCCAAATGCGCCAGCTGGATAAACAAACACCCATCGTAATGCTCTCTTCGGTCACCGACAGCAATGTGGTTGACGCCTGCCAAGAGCAAGGCATCCAAGGATTTATTTTCAAACCGTTAAATGCCGCAACCGGTGGTGAGTTACTGCAAGCCTACCTAAAGCGTTAA
- a CDS encoding 5-carboxymethyl-2-hydroxymuconate Delta-isomerase, translating into MPHCVIECPADLARIVNFDVLVEAVHDAADASGLFSPGDVKARLVLANHYRVGGKRAPYVHTEVQILSGRSELQKKALANDIARAVCELLPSVDMISVEVRDIAVQAYANRASLTALSEAV; encoded by the coding sequence ATGCCACACTGCGTAATAGAATGCCCAGCTGATTTAGCCCGCATAGTCAATTTTGATGTTTTGGTGGAAGCGGTACACGACGCGGCCGATGCTAGTGGCCTGTTTTCACCTGGCGATGTAAAAGCGCGCTTAGTGTTAGCCAACCATTATCGAGTAGGTGGTAAGCGAGCCCCTTATGTACATACCGAAGTGCAAATTCTAAGTGGCCGCAGTGAGCTACAAAAGAAAGCCTTGGCCAATGATATTGCTCGCGCTGTGTGTGAATTATTGCCCAGTGTTGACATGATCTCAGTGGAAGTACGTGATATTGCCGTTCAAGCCTATGCTAATCGTGCAAGTTTAACCGCCTTGAGTGAGGCAGTATAA